In the genome of Bradyrhizobium ottawaense, the window CAAGACCTTCGTCGCGGTCGCCGATACCGGAAGCTTCACCGCGGCCGCCCGCCGGCTGCACACCAGCCATCCGACCGTCAGTCGCAAGATCGCGGCGCTGGAAGCCCAGCTCGGCACCAGGTTGCTGGCGCGCGCCGCCGACGGCCTGGCACTGACCGCGGATGGACGGACATTGCGCGAGCACGCCGAGGCCATGGCGGCGGCGGCGCTGCGGGCCGAGACCGCGGTCGCGGCCGGGGGACATAAGGCGCGCGGCATCGTCAAGCTTTCGATCGGCGCGACGCTGGCCTCGCATTGGCTGATGCCGCGCCTGCCCGCCTTCCTGCGTGCGCATGACCATGTCCAGCTCGAGATCATCACCCACCCGTTTCCGGCGAGCGTGCGTCGGCGTGAGGCGGACGTGGTGCTGCGGCCTTTCGACAGCGGCGAGGAAAACCTGGTCGGTCGCAAGATCGGCCGCCTTGGGACCGGATTCTACGCCTCGCGCGATTATGCCGCGGGGCGGTCCTTGCCTGAACGGCGCGGCGAGTGGAAGGAGCATAGCGTCGTCGGCTTCGCCGACCAGGCGTCGAATGCACAGCTTGCGCGCTGGAGCGACGTCGTCACCCGGCAGGCCAGGGTGGTGATGCGCTGCTCTTCCCAGGGGGACATGCTGGCGGCGGTCCGCGCCGGGATTGGCATCTCGGCGCTCTCCTGCTTCGTCGCAGAAAGCTATCCCGACCTCGTACGCGTCGCCCCGCAAAAGCTCGCCAGCGTGGCGGACCTGTGGCTGCTGGCCCATCCCGACCTCGTCGAGCTTCCGGCGGTGCGTGCTGTCGTGGATTTCGTCGCCGAATGCGCCCGGGCCGACCGCGCGAGGCTGCGGGGCTAAAGCATGATCCGGGAAAGTGCGCAGCGGTTTTCCGAAAAGCGCGATGACGTTTCATCCTAATCGCGTCGCGCTTTAGCCCGAGCCGGCGAGCACGCCCTCGCGCTTCTTCACCGCGCGATAATAGCTCCACCACAGATGCGCCGCCGCGCCGCGCAGCGGACGCCAGGGCTCGGCGAGCGGCGCCATCTGCTTCTCCGTCGGCCGCGCCTGAAGGCCGAGGCCGATCTTGATGGCCTCCTGCACGGCGAGATCGCCGGCAGGCCAGGCATCGCCATGGCCGAGGCAGAACAGGAGGTAGACGTCCGCGGTCCAGGGGCCGATGCCGGGCAGCGCGATCAACGTGTGATGCGCGGCGTCGGCATCCTCCTCGGCGAGCACGTCGAGGTTCAGCCGCTGCGCGCCGATCTCGCGGGCGAGATGCTTCAGCGTCTTGATCTTGGCGGCGGACAGGCCGAGCCGCCCGAGCCGGTCAGTGCGGGCCCGGCGCACCGCGTCGTGGTCGAACGGATCGAAGGCGGCCGACAACCGTCCCCAGATTGCCGCCGCGCTCGCGGTCGAGAGTTGCTGGCCGCAGACGATGTGGGCAAGGCCCGCAAAACCCGGCTCGCGCCGCCGCAACGCCGGCATGCCCGCGATCTCGAACACGGGTTTGAGGCGCGGGTCGCGCTTGATCAGCGCGTGGACGGCCTCTTCGAGATCGGACTGGGATTCGAGATGGATGGTCATTGCAGTTTGGCAAACTCTTTCGGACGTCATGTGGCCGGGCTTGACCCGCTTATCTATTATCCTACTCCGTCATTCCGGGGCGATGCGAAGTCGAACCCGGAATCTCGAGATTCCGGGTTCGGTCCTGCGGACCGCCCCGGAATGACAGCCGAGGCGGTCAAGCCCGGCCATGACGAGTTCTTTCTCATGACACCACCCGTTTTCCGATTCGCTCCGAGCCCGAACGGCTACCTGCATCTTGGCCACGCCTATTCGGCGCTGCTGAATTTCGACCGCGCGCGCGAGTCGGGCGGCCGGTTGTTGCTGCGGATCGAGGACATCGACACGACGCGCTGCCGGCCGGAATTCGAGGCGGCGATCTACGAGGATCTGGCCTGGCTCGGGATCGACTGGGAGACGCCGGTGCGGCGACAGTCGGAGCATCTCGCCGATTATCGCGCCGCGCTGGACAAGCTGTCGGCGCTTGGGCTCGTCTATCCCGCCTTCGAAAGCCGCGCCGAGATCGCAAAGCTCGTTTCCGCGCGCGAGGCGGACGGCCCGTGGCCGCGTGATCCCGACGGCGCGCCGCTTTATCCCGGCGAGTCCAAATCGCTGCCTGCCGACGCGCGGGCGCGCCTGATCGACAGCGGCGCGCCTTACGCGTTGCGGCTCGACATGACGGCGGCCTGCCGGTGCGTCGCCGGCCTGACCTGGAATGAGCTGGGCGAGGGGCCCGATGGCGAGCACGGCACCGTCCCGGCGCGGCCCGAGGCCTGGGGTGACGTCATCCTGGCGCGCAAGGAGACACCGACCAGCTACCACCTGTCCGTCGTCGTCGACGATGCGCTTCAGGGCGTCAGCGAGATCGTGCGGGGCCAGGACTTGTTTCACGCCACCGCCGTCCACCGCCTGCTCCAGGTCCTGCTCGGCCTGCCCGAACCCGCCTACCGTCATCACCGGCTGATTTGCGACAGCGAGGGGCGGAAGCTGTCGAAATCGAGCCACTCGACCGGTCTGCGCGCCTTGCGCGCGGCCGGCATCACGCCTGCCGGCATCCGTCGGCTGGTGGGATTAGGTTAAGTTTCTCTGGGGGTTAGCGAAACGCCGCCGTGACTCCGGGGGTTCCGCCGTGCCATGCTTGGCCGACAGCCCGGGGTTCGAAGGGGACACTTCGAAGGGGATTTATGGCGGCGAAAAAGCGCCCAGTGCGCACCACGCGGACGTCCAGGCGACCGCCTCGGAAGCGGTCCGGGACGACCGGCGGGTTGCGCAAGCGCAGCACCAAGGCGGTCGCGCCGGATGTCGTCCAGGCGGCGCTCGCCGCCTTTGCCCATGAGGTCCGCACCCCCCTGACCGGCATTCTGGCGATCAGCGACCTGCTGGCGACCTCCGATCTCGGCGAGCGGGAACGGCGCTGGGCCGACACCATCAAGGCCGGTGCCGAGCATCTGGCGAGCCTGGCCACGCTGTTCGTGGATGCCGCCAGAACCGGCAAGGGGGCCAGCAAGGCCGGAAGTACGCTGCGGCAGGACCTGTTCGATCTCCGCACGCTCGCCCGCAGCGCCGGCGATTCACTGGCCGGGCGTGCCGCGGCCAAGGGTCTCCAGGCCCAGGTCGAGATCTCCGACAAGCTCCCCGGCCTCGTGGTCGGCGATCCCGTCCGCCTGCGCGCCGCGCTCGAGAACCTGATCGACAATGCCGTGAAGTTCACCGACCAGGGCGGCGTGGCGCTCGAGGTCGCGCCCTGGCGTCCTGCCAAAGGCAAGGCAAAGGGCAAGTCAAAAGAGAAGGGCAGGGTCGGCGTCGCCTTCGCGGTGTCCGACAGCGGCATCGGTCTGACCATGGCCGAGATCAAGCGGCTGTTCCGCCCGTTCACCCAGGCCAATGTCACCATTGCCTCGCGCTTCGGCGGCGCCGGCTTAGGGCTGTCCTCGGTCAAGCAATTGGCACGCGCGATGGGCGGCGACATCACCGTCGCACCGCGCCGCGGCGGCGGCGCCACCTTTACGCTGACGGTGTCGCTCGATGCGGCGGGCCCCAGCAAATCCCGCAAGGCGAAGGGCGAGACCGAGGCGGATGCGGTCGCGGCGCTGCGCGTCCTCAGCGTCGAGGACAATCCGTTCGGCCGCGTCGTGCTCAACACGATTCTGACCGAGCTCGGCCATCATGCCGAGTTCATCGGGCGCGGCGAGGATGCAGTCGGCCGGCTGGCGCAAGGGGCGTTCGATGCGGTGCTGATGGATATGGTGCTGCCCGGCATCGACGGCGTCGAGGCCATCAGGCGGATCCGCACCATGCAGGCGCCGCTGGCTCGGATCCCGATCATCGGGGTGTCCGGTCGCGGCGAGGACGAGGCGGCCTCGCGCGAGGCCGGCGCCGACGCCTTCCTGGTCAAGCCTGTGTCTCCGCGGGCTTTAGCGACTGCGCTGCTTGAAGCGACACGCCGTGAGGAAGCCGTGACTTGATGATCGCGGCATTGAGCTCGCCGCCGTAAACGAAGATCGCGGCGATGAAGTACAGGAACACCAGCGCGATGATCACCGAGGCG includes:
- a CDS encoding LysR family transcriptional regulator, encoding MDWDLCKTFVAVADTGSFTAAARRLHTSHPTVSRKIAALEAQLGTRLLARAADGLALTADGRTLREHAEAMAAAALRAETAVAAGGHKARGIVKLSIGATLASHWLMPRLPAFLRAHDHVQLEIITHPFPASVRRREADVVLRPFDSGEENLVGRKIGRLGTGFYASRDYAAGRSLPERRGEWKEHSVVGFADQASNAQLARWSDVVTRQARVVMRCSSQGDMLAAVRAGIGISALSCFVAESYPDLVRVAPQKLASVADLWLLAHPDLVELPAVRAVVDFVAECARADRARLRG
- a CDS encoding DNA-3-methyladenine glycosylase family protein; its protein translation is MTIHLESQSDLEEAVHALIKRDPRLKPVFEIAGMPALRRREPGFAGLAHIVCGQQLSTASAAAIWGRLSAAFDPFDHDAVRRARTDRLGRLGLSAAKIKTLKHLAREIGAQRLNLDVLAEEDADAAHHTLIALPGIGPWTADVYLLFCLGHGDAWPAGDLAVQEAIKIGLGLQARPTEKQMAPLAEPWRPLRGAAAHLWWSYYRAVKKREGVLAGSG
- the gluQRS gene encoding tRNA glutamyl-Q(34) synthetase GluQRS, coding for MTPPVFRFAPSPNGYLHLGHAYSALLNFDRARESGGRLLLRIEDIDTTRCRPEFEAAIYEDLAWLGIDWETPVRRQSEHLADYRAALDKLSALGLVYPAFESRAEIAKLVSAREADGPWPRDPDGAPLYPGESKSLPADARARLIDSGAPYALRLDMTAACRCVAGLTWNELGEGPDGEHGTVPARPEAWGDVILARKETPTSYHLSVVVDDALQGVSEIVRGQDLFHATAVHRLLQVLLGLPEPAYRHHRLICDSEGRKLSKSSHSTGLRALRAAGITPAGIRRLVGLG
- a CDS encoding ATP-binding protein, whose translation is MAAKKRPVRTTRTSRRPPRKRSGTTGGLRKRSTKAVAPDVVQAALAAFAHEVRTPLTGILAISDLLATSDLGERERRWADTIKAGAEHLASLATLFVDAARTGKGASKAGSTLRQDLFDLRTLARSAGDSLAGRAAAKGLQAQVEISDKLPGLVVGDPVRLRAALENLIDNAVKFTDQGGVALEVAPWRPAKGKAKGKSKEKGRVGVAFAVSDSGIGLTMAEIKRLFRPFTQANVTIASRFGGAGLGLSSVKQLARAMGGDITVAPRRGGGATFTLTVSLDAAGPSKSRKAKGETEADAVAALRVLSVEDNPFGRVVLNTILTELGHHAEFIGRGEDAVGRLAQGAFDAVLMDMVLPGIDGVEAIRRIRTMQAPLARIPIIGVSGRGEDEAASREAGADAFLVKPVSPRALATALLEATRREEAVT